A single region of the Triticum dicoccoides isolate Atlit2015 ecotype Zavitan chromosome 2B, WEW_v2.0, whole genome shotgun sequence genome encodes:
- the LOC119364978 gene encoding aquaporin PIP2-5, whose amino-acid sequence MAKDIEAAPPGGEYGAKDYSDPPPAPLFDAEELTKWSLYRAVIAEFVATLLFLYITVATVIGYKHQADPAGPNAADAACSGVGILGIAWAFGGMIFVLVYCTAGVSGGHINPAVTFGLFLARKVSLVRALLYIIAQCLGAICGVGLVKGFQSAFYVRYGGGANELSSGYSKGTGLAAEIIGTFVLVYTVFSATDPKRSARDSHVPVLAPLPIGFAVFMVHLATIPITGTGINPARSFGAAVIYNNEKAWDDHWIFWVGPFIGAAIAAAYHQYVLRASATKLGSSASFGRS is encoded by the exons ATGGCCAAGGACATCGAGGCGGCGCCCCCCGGTGGGGAGTACGGGGCCAAGGACTACTCcgacccgccgccggcgccgctctTCGACGCCGAGGAGCTGACCAAGTGGTCCCTGTACCGCGCGGTCATCGCCGAGTTCGTGGCCACGCTGCTCTTCCTCTACATTACCGTGGCCACTGTCATCGGGTACAAGCACCAGGCGGACCCCGCCGGCCCCAATGCTGCCGACGCGGCCTGCAGCGGCGTCGGCATCCTCGGCATCGCCTGGGCGTTCGGCGGCATGATCTTCGTGCTCGTCTACTGCACCGCCGGGGTCTCCGGTGGCCACATCAACCCGGCGGTGACGTTCGGGTTGTTCCTGGCGCGCAAGGTGTCGCTGGTGCGCGCGCTGCTCTACATCATCGCGCAGTGCCTTGGTGCTATCTGTGGAGTGGGCCTCGTCAAGGGGTTCCAGAGCGCCTTCTACGTgcgctacggcggcggcgccaACGAGCTCAGCTCCGGCTATTCCAAGGGCACCGGCCTCGCCGCCGAGATCATCGGCACCTTCGTGCTCGTCTACACTGTCTTCTCCGCCACCGACCCCAAGCGCAGCGCCCGTGACTCCCACGTCCCG GTGCTGGCTCCTCTGCCAATCGGCTTCGCGGTGTTCATGGTGCACTTGGCGACAATCCCGATCACCGGCACCGGCATCAACCCGGCAAGGAGCTTTGGAGCTGCCGTGATCTACAACAACGAGAAGGCCTGGGATGACCAC TGGATCTTCTGGGTGGGGCCATTCATCggggccgccatcgccgccgcctacCACCAGTACGTCCTGAGGGCCAGCGCCACCAAGCTCGGTTCGTCTGCCTCCTTCGGCAGGAGCTAG